In a single window of the Streptomyces sp. NBC_00091 genome:
- a CDS encoding 4-hydroxybenzoate 3-monooxygenase encodes MTPAPLRIHTPVCVIGAGPAGLLLARLLELNGIDCVVLERRGRDHVERRVRAGLLEQGTVEALRRAGVAGRLDREGLVHEGFELRLEGDTYRLPFTKLTGESVWMYGQQEVVKDLIAARTTAGGALHFDVDDVRVDRLAGDGATVTCTLDGRPAEITCEFVAGCDGFHGVSRTAVPAASLTTSTHTYPYAWLGILAAAPPMSPELVYATGERGFALQSMRSSTVSRLYLQVPPGESADTRSDEEIWAELDLRLTGGSGALPTGPVLERTLVPLRSFICEPMQHGRLFLLGDAAHIVPPSAAKGLNLAVADAELLAGALAVWYATGRRAALDAYSATALRRAWLGQEFSRWMTELLHTGPGGTPFDRGLRRARFDHLTGSTAAATDFAEQYVGQSRR; translated from the coding sequence GTGACCCCGGCCCCCCTGCGGATCCACACCCCGGTGTGCGTCATCGGCGCCGGCCCCGCCGGCCTGCTGCTGGCGCGGCTCCTCGAACTGAACGGCATCGACTGCGTCGTCCTCGAACGCCGCGGCCGCGACCACGTCGAACGCCGCGTCCGCGCCGGCCTCCTGGAACAGGGCACCGTCGAAGCCCTGCGCCGGGCCGGCGTCGCCGGACGGCTCGACCGGGAGGGCCTGGTCCACGAAGGCTTCGAGCTGCGCCTCGAAGGGGACACCTACCGCCTGCCCTTCACCAAACTCACCGGCGAATCCGTGTGGATGTACGGACAGCAGGAGGTCGTCAAGGACCTCATAGCCGCCCGCACCACCGCCGGCGGAGCGCTCCACTTCGACGTCGACGACGTCCGCGTCGACCGGCTCGCCGGCGACGGCGCGACCGTCACCTGCACCCTCGACGGCCGCCCCGCCGAGATCACCTGCGAGTTCGTCGCCGGCTGCGACGGCTTCCACGGCGTCAGCCGCACCGCCGTGCCCGCCGCCTCCCTCACCACCAGCACCCACACCTACCCCTACGCCTGGCTGGGCATCCTCGCCGCCGCCCCGCCGATGTCCCCCGAACTCGTCTACGCCACGGGCGAGCGCGGCTTCGCCCTCCAGAGCATGCGCTCGAGCACCGTCAGCCGCCTCTACCTCCAGGTCCCGCCCGGCGAGAGCGCCGACACCCGCTCCGACGAGGAGATCTGGGCCGAGCTCGACCTGCGCCTCACGGGCGGCAGCGGAGCCCTGCCCACCGGCCCCGTACTGGAACGCACCCTCGTCCCGCTGCGCAGCTTCATCTGCGAACCCATGCAGCACGGGCGGCTCTTCCTCCTCGGCGACGCGGCACACATCGTCCCGCCCAGCGCCGCGAAGGGACTGAACCTGGCCGTCGCCGACGCCGAACTCCTCGCCGGAGCCCTCGCCGTCTGGTACGCCACCGGGCGGCGGGCCGCCCTCGACGCGTACTCGGCCACCGCCCTGCGCCGGGCCTGGCTCGGCCAGGAGTTCTCACGGTGGATGACCGAACTGCTGCACACCGGACCGGGCGGCACACCCTTCGACCGGGGCCTGCGCCGGGCGCGCTTCGACCACCTGACGGGCTCCACTGCCGCGGCGACCGACTTCGCCGAGCAGTACGTGGGGCAGTCGCGACGCTGA